A genomic segment from Kyrpidia tusciae DSM 2912 encodes:
- a CDS encoding class I SAM-dependent methyltransferase, which yields MGVGDQYFVSQPGAPSERRAVALRVRGLDVMLMTDTGVFSRHRVDYGTRLLIESMDVPKRGRVLDLGCGYGPIGIAAALLEPGVQVTMADINERAVELAKENARRLRLQRVEVYVSDGFAGLGDRRFDRVYCNPPIRAGKEQVYRLLSEAAGHLADKGQVWVVVQKKQGADSLKRELARHFREVSDVARSAGFHVYRCMEPVNLPESPESGS from the coding sequence ATGGGTGTGGGGGATCAGTATTTTGTCTCGCAGCCCGGGGCGCCTTCCGAGCGCCGGGCCGTGGCCTTGCGAGTGCGGGGCTTGGATGTGATGCTGATGACCGATACTGGGGTATTTTCCCGTCATCGAGTGGATTATGGAACCCGGCTGCTCATTGAATCGATGGACGTGCCCAAGCGTGGCCGAGTTTTGGATTTGGGCTGCGGCTACGGCCCCATTGGGATTGCCGCGGCTTTGCTTGAACCCGGGGTCCAAGTCACCATGGCGGACATCAACGAACGGGCGGTGGAGTTGGCCAAGGAAAACGCCCGGCGACTCCGGCTCCAGCGGGTTGAGGTGTACGTCAGTGACGGATTCGCTGGCCTCGGGGATCGGCGGTTTGACCGCGTGTATTGCAATCCTCCCATCCGGGCCGGCAAAGAGCAGGTGTACCGACTGTTGTCGGAAGCCGCCGGCCACCTCGCCGATAAAGGCCAGGTGTGGGTGGTCGTCCAGAAGAAGCAAGGGGCGGATAGCTTGAAGCGGGAACTGGCTCGGCATTTTCGGGAGGTTTCGGATGTGGCCCGCAGCGCCGGGTTTCACGTATACCGGTGCATGGAGCCTGTGAATCTGCCCGAATCGCCCGAATCGGGCTCTTGA
- the rpsL gene encoding 30S ribosomal protein S12, whose translation MPTINQLVRQGRKIVEKKSTAPALLKGYNTFTKEETDLPSPQKRGVCTRVGTMTPKKPNSALRKYARVRLTNGIEVTAYIPGVGHNLQEHSVVLVRGGRVKDLPGVRYHIVRGTLDAAGVKDRMQGRSKYGAKRPKQK comes from the coding sequence ATGCCGACCATTAATCAATTGGTGCGCCAAGGGCGTAAGATCGTGGAGAAAAAGTCCACTGCACCCGCGTTGTTGAAGGGATACAATACCTTCACCAAGGAAGAGACTGATCTTCCTTCTCCTCAGAAGCGCGGCGTGTGCACCCGTGTCGGCACGATGACGCCGAAAAAGCCGAATTCGGCGCTGCGAAAGTACGCCCGGGTTCGCTTGACAAACGGGATTGAAGTGACAGCCTATATTCCCGGGGTTGGTCACAACCTTCAAGAACACTCGGTCGTTCTCGTGCGGGGGGGCCGGGTCAAAGATCTCCCGGGGGTGCGGTACCATATCGTGCGGGGAACGTTGGATGCAGCCGGCGTGAAAGACCGGATGCAAGGACGGTCCAAGTACGGTGCGAAACGGCCGAAGCAGAAGTGA
- a CDS encoding 50S ribosomal protein L7ae-like protein encodes MPYDRLKRAKRIVIGTNQTLKALQEKSPVEVYVAKDADRHVVARVVALCEQKQVSLVWVDSMKQLGKACGIDVGAAAAAIIEENWS; translated from the coding sequence ATGCCTTATGACCGATTAAAGCGCGCCAAACGGATCGTCATCGGCACCAATCAAACTCTCAAAGCTTTACAGGAGAAGAGTCCCGTTGAGGTTTACGTGGCAAAGGACGCCGACCGGCATGTGGTGGCGCGCGTGGTGGCGTTGTGTGAGCAAAAGCAAGTGAGCCTTGTATGGGTCGATTCCATGAAACAACTTGGCAAAGCCTGTGGAATTGACGTGGGTGCCGCTGCTGCGGCGATCATCGAAGAGAACTGGAGTTGA
- the rpsG gene encoding 30S ribosomal protein S7: MPRKGPVPQRDVMPDPIYDSKLVTRLINKVMMDGKRGLAERIVYGAFDLVRERTGRDPLEVFEQAVKNTMPVLEVKARRVGGANYQVPVEVRPERRVTLSLRWLVNYARERNEKSMRERLANEILDAANGTGGAVKKKDDTHRMAEANKAFAHYRW, translated from the coding sequence ATGCCGAGAAAAGGACCGGTGCCCCAGAGGGATGTCATGCCGGACCCGATATACGATAGCAAGCTCGTGACTCGCCTCATCAATAAGGTCATGATGGACGGCAAAAGGGGTCTGGCGGAACGGATCGTCTACGGCGCCTTTGACCTGGTCCGGGAACGGACAGGCCGGGATCCACTGGAAGTGTTCGAACAAGCAGTGAAAAACACCATGCCCGTCCTGGAGGTTAAAGCTCGACGGGTCGGAGGGGCGAACTACCAAGTTCCCGTCGAGGTCCGCCCGGAGCGACGGGTGACTTTGAGCCTGCGGTGGCTGGTGAATTACGCGCGGGAACGCAACGAAAAGTCGATGCGGGAGCGGCTCGCCAATGAGATTCTCGATGCGGCCAACGGGACCGGTGGCGCGGTGAAGAAGAAGGACGATACCCACCGGATGGCGGAGGCGAACAAAGCTTTTGCACATTACCGATGGTGA
- the rpoC gene encoding DNA-directed RNA polymerase subunit beta' produces the protein MLDVNNFEFMKIGLASPEKIRSWSHGEVKKPETINYRTLKPEKEGLFCEKIFGPTRDWECHCGKYKRVRYKGVVCDRCGVEVTRAKVRRERMGHIELAAPVSHIWYFKGIPSRMGLVLDMSPRALEEVIYFASYVVTDPGDTPLEKKQLLSEKEYRSYREKYGYAFEAGMGAEAIKKLLQEIDLDKEAEQLKEELRTAQGQRRNRAIKRLEVVEAFRQSGNRPEWMILDVLPVIPPELRPMVQLDGGRFATSDLNDLYRRVINRNNRLKRLLDLGAPDIIVQNEKRMLQEAVDALIDNGRRGRPVTGPGNRPLKSLSHMLKGKQGRFRQNLLGKRVDYSGRSVIVVGPELKMYQCGLPKEMALELFKPFVMKELVSQGLAHNIKSAKRKVERVSPEVWDVLEDVIREHPVLLNRAPTLHRLGIQAFEPVLVEGRAIKLHPLVCTAYNADFDGDQMAVHVPLSAEAQAEARILMLAAHNILNPKDGKPVVTPTQDMVLGSYYLTIEKEGGKGEGRIFADPNEAIAAYERGIVGLHSRIALPAASLNKTSLTAAQQRALLITTVGKLIFNEIFPADFPYINTGSMENLLKGTPDRYFIFEKGADVSARIRDLNVADSQAVVKGYLGSIIADCFRRYGTTETAVILDRIKKLGFHYSTKAGITISVADITVPEEKEEILAEAEKNVQVVQNQYRRGLITEDERYGRVISIWGKAKDDLTDVLMRSLDHFNPIYMMANSGARGNVSQITQLAGMRGLMANPSGRIIELPIKSNFREGLTVLEYFISTHGARKGLADTALRTADSGYLTRRLVDVAQDVIVREEDCGTDKGFEVDEIRDGREVIEDLFDRINGRVAFQNVHHPETGEVIVHRNELIDEDKARAIVEAGIRKVVIRTVLTCRTKHGVCVRCYGRNLATGKMVEIGEAVGIIAAQSIGEPGTQLTMRTFHTGGVAGDDITQGLPRVQELFEARNPRGQAVITEIDGTVADIRDGKDKREIEIAGEKETKVYAVPYGSRIRVIVGQMVEAGDELIEGSVDPKDMLRVKGLKGVQNYLLREVQRVYRLQGVDINDKHVEVMIRQMLRKVRIVDSGDTDLLPGTYVDLRDYEEANRQAFASGLEPAIARPALLGITKASLETDSFLSAASFQETTRVLTDAAIKGKVDRLLGLKENVIIGKLVPAGTGMARYRGLTLEEEALPEPAVEDEENPGWEEDVEAETVTE, from the coding sequence TTGTTGGACGTCAACAACTTCGAGTTCATGAAGATCGGCCTGGCATCGCCGGAAAAGATTCGCTCGTGGTCGCACGGTGAAGTCAAAAAACCCGAGACGATCAATTACCGCACGTTGAAACCGGAAAAAGAGGGTCTCTTTTGCGAGAAAATTTTCGGCCCCACCCGGGATTGGGAGTGCCACTGTGGCAAATACAAACGGGTTCGATACAAAGGGGTGGTCTGCGACCGCTGCGGTGTGGAAGTCACCCGGGCGAAAGTCCGGCGGGAGCGGATGGGACATATCGAACTGGCGGCGCCGGTCTCGCATATTTGGTATTTTAAAGGGATCCCCAGCCGCATGGGCTTGGTATTGGATATGTCCCCCAGGGCCTTGGAGGAGGTGATTTATTTTGCCTCCTATGTCGTGACCGATCCCGGAGACACGCCTCTTGAGAAAAAACAACTTCTTTCGGAAAAGGAGTACCGCAGCTATCGGGAGAAATACGGGTATGCCTTTGAGGCGGGGATGGGCGCAGAAGCGATCAAAAAGCTTCTCCAAGAGATCGATTTGGACAAAGAAGCGGAGCAGCTCAAAGAAGAGCTTCGCACCGCCCAAGGCCAGCGCCGAAACCGGGCCATCAAGCGCCTGGAGGTGGTGGAGGCCTTCCGCCAGTCCGGCAATCGCCCGGAGTGGATGATCCTCGACGTATTGCCGGTCATTCCGCCGGAATTGCGCCCAATGGTACAACTGGACGGGGGAAGATTTGCAACGTCTGATTTGAACGATCTGTACCGGCGGGTGATCAACCGGAACAACCGGCTCAAGCGGCTCCTGGACCTGGGTGCTCCAGACATTATCGTTCAAAACGAAAAACGGATGCTTCAGGAAGCGGTGGACGCCCTCATCGACAATGGGCGCCGGGGTCGGCCGGTGACCGGGCCGGGGAATCGACCGCTGAAATCCCTCTCCCATATGCTGAAAGGGAAGCAGGGGCGGTTCCGGCAGAATCTCCTCGGCAAGCGCGTCGATTATTCCGGGCGCTCGGTGATCGTGGTGGGCCCAGAGTTGAAGATGTACCAATGCGGTCTGCCCAAGGAGATGGCCCTGGAGCTGTTCAAACCTTTTGTGATGAAAGAACTGGTGAGTCAGGGGCTGGCCCACAATATCAAGAGTGCGAAACGGAAAGTGGAGCGCGTCTCTCCCGAGGTGTGGGATGTGCTGGAGGACGTTATCCGGGAGCATCCCGTCCTGTTGAACCGCGCGCCCACCTTGCATCGCCTGGGCATTCAAGCCTTTGAACCCGTATTGGTGGAGGGGCGGGCCATCAAGCTCCACCCGCTGGTGTGCACCGCGTACAACGCCGACTTTGACGGGGACCAAATGGCCGTCCACGTGCCGCTTTCGGCGGAAGCCCAAGCCGAGGCGAGAATTTTGATGTTGGCGGCCCACAACATTTTAAACCCGAAAGACGGGAAGCCAGTGGTCACGCCAACCCAGGATATGGTTCTGGGAAGTTATTACCTGACCATTGAAAAGGAGGGCGGGAAAGGCGAAGGGCGGATTTTCGCCGATCCCAATGAGGCGATCGCCGCCTATGAGCGGGGGATCGTTGGATTGCACAGCCGCATTGCCCTGCCGGCCGCTTCTCTCAACAAGACGTCATTGACCGCGGCTCAACAGCGCGCTCTCTTGATTACGACGGTGGGGAAGCTGATCTTTAATGAGATTTTCCCGGCGGACTTTCCGTACATCAATACCGGGAGTATGGAAAATCTGCTCAAGGGGACTCCAGATCGCTACTTTATTTTCGAAAAAGGCGCGGATGTGTCGGCCCGAATTCGCGACTTGAATGTGGCCGATTCCCAAGCAGTTGTAAAGGGCTATCTCGGTTCGATCATCGCCGATTGTTTCCGGAGATACGGGACCACGGAGACCGCCGTGATCTTGGACCGCATCAAGAAACTCGGATTTCACTATTCCACCAAGGCGGGTATTACCATCTCCGTGGCGGACATCACCGTTCCCGAGGAGAAGGAAGAGATTCTCGCCGAGGCTGAAAAGAACGTGCAGGTGGTGCAGAATCAGTACCGCCGGGGCCTGATCACCGAGGATGAACGGTACGGACGGGTGATCTCCATCTGGGGGAAGGCCAAAGACGATCTGACCGACGTCCTGATGCGCTCTTTGGATCACTTTAACCCGATCTATATGATGGCCAACTCCGGTGCACGGGGTAACGTGTCCCAGATTACGCAATTGGCCGGGATGCGCGGGCTGATGGCCAATCCCTCGGGCAGGATCATCGAGCTGCCGATTAAATCGAACTTCCGGGAAGGTCTAACGGTGTTGGAGTATTTTATTTCTACTCACGGAGCTCGGAAAGGTCTCGCGGACACAGCCCTGCGGACGGCAGACTCGGGGTATTTGACCCGGCGCCTGGTGGACGTCGCCCAAGATGTCATCGTTCGAGAGGAAGACTGCGGCACCGACAAGGGGTTTGAAGTGGATGAGATTCGGGATGGTCGGGAAGTCATCGAAGACCTGTTCGATCGGATCAATGGGCGAGTGGCGTTTCAGAATGTCCATCATCCTGAGACCGGCGAGGTCATCGTCCATCGCAACGAGCTGATCGATGAAGACAAAGCGCGGGCCATTGTTGAAGCGGGCATCCGGAAGGTCGTCATTCGGACGGTCCTGACCTGCCGCACGAAACATGGGGTGTGTGTGCGGTGTTACGGCCGGAATCTCGCCACGGGCAAGATGGTGGAGATCGGCGAGGCGGTGGGAATCATCGCGGCCCAGTCCATCGGGGAGCCGGGCACCCAGTTGACGATGCGGACGTTCCACACCGGCGGCGTGGCCGGGGACGATATCACTCAGGGGTTGCCTCGCGTCCAGGAGCTTTTTGAAGCGAGGAATCCCCGGGGCCAGGCGGTGATCACCGAGATTGATGGGACCGTGGCCGACATCCGGGACGGCAAAGATAAACGGGAGATCGAGATCGCGGGCGAAAAGGAAACGAAGGTGTACGCGGTCCCCTATGGTTCCCGGATCCGGGTGATCGTGGGTCAAATGGTGGAGGCCGGGGACGAGTTGATCGAAGGGTCTGTCGATCCCAAGGATATGCTCCGGGTCAAAGGACTGAAGGGGGTCCAGAATTACCTTCTCCGGGAAGTCCAGCGCGTCTACCGGCTTCAGGGGGTAGACATCAATGACAAGCATGTCGAGGTTATGATTCGCCAGATGTTGCGCAAGGTTCGAATCGTGGATAGCGGGGATACCGATCTGCTTCCGGGGACTTACGTGGATCTCCGGGATTACGAGGAAGCGAACCGCCAGGCCTTTGCCAGCGGCCTCGAACCGGCAATTGCTCGCCCGGCTCTCCTCGGGATCACCAAGGCTTCTCTGGAGACCGATTCGTTCTTGTCGGCGGCGTCATTCCAAGAGACGACCCGGGTCCTCACCGATGCGGCGATCAAAGGAAAGGTCGACCGGCTGCTTGGGTTGAAGGAAAATGTGATCATCGGGAAGTTGGTCCCGGCGGGGACGGGAATGGCGCGCTACCGGGGCTTGACATTGGAGGAGGAGGCACTGCCGGAGCCGGCGGTGGAAGATGAAGAAAACCCCGGCTGGGAAGAGGACGTCGAGGCGGAAACCGTCACGGAATAA
- the rplL gene encoding 50S ribosomal protein L7/L12, with the protein MTKEDIIAAIKGMSVLELNDLVKAIEEEFGVTAAAPVAVMGGAAGGAAEAVEEQTEFDVILTAPGGSKINVIKVVREITGLGLKEAKDLVDNAPKPVKEKVSKEEAETVKKKLEDAGASVEIK; encoded by the coding sequence ATGACGAAAGAGGACATTATCGCGGCGATCAAGGGCATGTCCGTGCTCGAACTGAATGATTTGGTCAAAGCGATCGAGGAGGAGTTCGGCGTGACGGCGGCGGCCCCGGTGGCTGTGATGGGCGGAGCGGCCGGTGGTGCGGCGGAGGCTGTGGAAGAACAGACCGAATTCGATGTGATCCTCACCGCACCTGGGGGCTCGAAGATCAATGTGATCAAAGTGGTGCGGGAGATCACTGGACTGGGTCTTAAAGAGGCGAAAGACCTGGTGGACAATGCGCCGAAGCCGGTGAAGGAGAAGGTTTCGAAAGAAGAGGCCGAGACCGTCAAGAAGAAACTGGAAGATGCCGGCGCGTCCGTTGAGATTAAGTAA
- the rpoB gene encoding DNA-directed RNA polymerase subunit beta — protein sequence MRGQLVDYGRRKRWSFARIHEVLPLPNLIEIQQNSYRWFLEEGLREMFQDISPITDFTGNLVLEFVDYTLGEPKYSVEESKERDVTYAAPLRVKVRLINRETGEVKEQEVFMGDFPLMTETGTFIINGAERVIVSQLVRSPSVYFNAKADKNGKRTYGATVIPNRGAWLELETDTKDVIYARIDRTRKIPVTVLLRALGFSTDADIVHLLGEDEYLRNTLEKDNTDSVEKALLEIYDRLRPGEPPTLENARALLKSRFFDPKRYDLANVGRYKINKKLHLKNRLLNQRLAEDLVDPRTGEVVAESGRVLDRRLLDKVVPALEAGMNMKEYRKSSGVVEDDVIRLQEVRIFSPLVEGQVIKVIGNGMVDKSVKYIVPADIIASVNYFLNLLHGVGDIDDIDHLGNRRLRSVGELLQNQFRIGLSRMERVVRERMSIQDANAITPQALINIRPVIAAIKEFFGSSQLSQFMDQTNPLAELTHKRRLSALGPGGLTRERAGFEVRDVHHSHYGRMCPIETPEGPNIGLINSLSSYARINEYGFIETPYRRVDPETGVVTDEIHYLTADEEDNYVIAQANAELDEDGRFTQEQVIARYKEEIGMFPRSRIDYMDVSPKQVVSVATALIPFLENDDANRALMGSNMQRQAVPLLVTESPFVGTGMEYKAAKDSGVCTVAKRGGVVERVTADEIWIRVQEEVDGKVVSGDLDKYKLLKFRRSNQGTCINQRPIVRKGEKVQAGDIIADGPATDQGELALGRNVLVAFMTWEGYNYEDAILLSEKLVKEDVYTSIHIEEYEAEARDTKLGPEEITRDIPNVGEDALRHLDDRGIIRIGAEIYAGDILVGKVTPKGMTELTAEERLLHAIFGEKAREVRDTSLRVPHGGAGIVVDVKVFTRENGDELPPGVNQLVRVYIAQKRKISEGDKMAGRHGNKGVIARILPEEDMPFLPDGTPVEIVLNPLGVPSRMNIGQVLETHLGMVAKAMGLRMATPVFDGATEHDIFDALEEAGLDRDGKTVLYDGRTGEPFDDRVTVGYVYMLKLHHLVDDKIHARSTGPYSLVTQQPLGGKAQFGGQRFGEMEVWALEAYGAAYTLQEILTVKSDDVVGRVKTYEAIVKGENVPEPGVPESFKVLIKELQSLAMDVKILSEDEQEIIMRESDDDEEDKLHLNLEARETGED from the coding sequence TTGCGCGGGCAGCTCGTCGACTATGGTCGTCGCAAACGATGGTCCTTCGCGCGGATTCATGAGGTTCTCCCATTGCCGAATCTCATTGAGATTCAACAGAATTCGTACCGATGGTTTCTCGAAGAAGGACTCCGGGAGATGTTTCAAGACATTTCGCCGATTACCGATTTCACGGGGAACCTGGTGCTGGAGTTCGTAGATTACACCCTGGGAGAACCGAAGTATTCGGTCGAAGAGTCCAAGGAACGAGATGTAACCTATGCGGCGCCCCTGCGCGTCAAAGTTCGGCTGATCAATCGGGAGACCGGCGAGGTCAAAGAACAAGAAGTGTTCATGGGGGATTTTCCTCTCATGACCGAGACCGGAACGTTTATTATCAATGGTGCTGAACGGGTGATTGTCAGCCAGCTGGTGCGTTCGCCCAGCGTGTATTTTAACGCGAAAGCGGATAAGAATGGAAAACGCACCTATGGGGCTACAGTCATTCCCAATCGAGGCGCTTGGTTGGAGCTCGAGACTGACACGAAGGACGTGATCTACGCTCGAATCGATCGCACGAGGAAGATCCCGGTGACAGTGCTCCTCAGGGCGCTCGGTTTCTCCACCGATGCCGACATTGTACATCTTCTCGGAGAAGATGAGTACTTGCGCAACACCCTGGAAAAGGATAACACCGACAGCGTGGAGAAGGCGCTGCTGGAGATTTATGACCGGCTCCGGCCGGGTGAGCCGCCGACTTTGGAGAATGCCCGGGCGCTGTTGAAGTCCCGGTTTTTCGATCCCAAGCGGTACGACTTGGCGAATGTCGGCCGATACAAGATCAATAAAAAGCTTCATCTGAAGAATCGTCTGTTAAATCAGCGTTTGGCCGAGGACTTGGTGGACCCCCGAACCGGGGAAGTTGTGGCTGAATCGGGGCGGGTTCTGGACCGGCGCTTGCTGGACAAAGTGGTTCCGGCCCTGGAGGCCGGCATGAATATGAAGGAGTATCGCAAATCCTCCGGGGTGGTGGAGGACGATGTGATTCGCCTTCAAGAGGTGCGGATATTCAGCCCGCTTGTAGAAGGCCAGGTCATCAAGGTCATTGGCAATGGCATGGTGGATAAGTCGGTGAAATACATCGTGCCGGCCGATATCATCGCATCGGTCAACTATTTTCTCAACCTTCTTCACGGGGTGGGAGATATTGACGATATCGACCACTTGGGGAATCGTCGTCTTCGGTCGGTGGGGGAACTGCTGCAAAACCAGTTCCGAATTGGCCTGTCCCGGATGGAGCGAGTGGTTCGGGAGCGTATGTCCATCCAGGATGCCAACGCCATCACGCCCCAAGCGCTGATCAACATCCGGCCGGTGATTGCTGCCATCAAAGAGTTTTTCGGTTCTAGCCAGTTATCCCAATTCATGGATCAAACCAATCCCCTGGCGGAATTGACCCATAAACGCCGTTTATCGGCTCTGGGTCCTGGGGGCTTAACCCGAGAACGGGCGGGGTTTGAGGTGCGGGACGTTCACCATTCTCACTATGGGCGGATGTGCCCGATTGAAACTCCGGAAGGGCCGAACATTGGCTTGATCAATTCCCTCTCCTCCTACGCCCGGATTAACGAATACGGGTTTATTGAAACGCCGTACCGCCGGGTGGACCCGGAAACGGGTGTGGTGACCGACGAGATCCATTACCTGACGGCGGACGAGGAGGACAATTATGTGATCGCCCAGGCCAATGCGGAACTGGACGAAGATGGAAGGTTCACCCAAGAACAGGTCATCGCCCGATATAAAGAAGAGATCGGCATGTTTCCCCGCTCCCGAATCGATTACATGGACGTGTCTCCTAAACAGGTGGTTTCCGTGGCCACGGCGTTGATCCCATTCTTGGAAAATGATGACGCCAACCGTGCCTTGATGGGGTCGAACATGCAGCGACAAGCAGTGCCCTTGCTTGTTACCGAATCTCCTTTCGTCGGTACGGGTATGGAGTATAAGGCGGCCAAGGATTCCGGGGTATGTACCGTGGCGAAACGGGGCGGTGTGGTGGAGCGGGTGACCGCCGATGAAATTTGGATCCGGGTACAGGAGGAAGTCGATGGCAAAGTCGTGTCCGGAGACCTGGACAAATATAAACTGCTGAAGTTCCGGCGTTCCAATCAGGGCACCTGTATCAATCAGCGTCCGATTGTCCGCAAAGGCGAAAAGGTGCAAGCCGGCGACATCATCGCCGACGGCCCGGCGACTGACCAAGGAGAGCTCGCCCTTGGCCGGAACGTGCTGGTGGCCTTCATGACCTGGGAGGGCTACAACTACGAGGATGCCATCCTCCTCAGCGAGAAGTTGGTCAAGGAGGATGTCTACACGTCGATTCATATCGAGGAATACGAGGCTGAAGCCCGAGACACCAAGCTGGGACCCGAGGAGATCACCCGGGACATTCCGAATGTCGGGGAAGATGCCCTGCGACACCTGGATGATCGGGGGATCATCCGCATTGGAGCGGAGATTTACGCCGGGGATATCCTGGTCGGCAAAGTCACGCCGAAGGGCATGACGGAACTGACCGCGGAAGAGCGGTTGCTTCACGCCATTTTTGGAGAGAAGGCCCGGGAAGTCCGGGACACTTCCCTTCGGGTTCCCCACGGCGGGGCCGGGATTGTCGTAGACGTGAAGGTGTTCACCCGGGAAAACGGGGATGAATTGCCCCCGGGGGTCAACCAGTTGGTCCGGGTGTACATCGCCCAAAAGCGAAAGATTTCCGAAGGGGATAAGATGGCGGGACGTCATGGCAATAAAGGCGTGATCGCCCGAATCCTCCCCGAGGAAGACATGCCCTTCTTGCCCGACGGGACGCCGGTGGAAATCGTCTTGAATCCCCTCGGGGTGCCTTCCCGAATGAACATCGGACAGGTGCTGGAAACCCATTTGGGCATGGTGGCAAAAGCCATGGGGCTGCGCATGGCCACCCCGGTGTTCGATGGCGCCACAGAGCACGACATTTTTGATGCGTTAGAAGAAGCCGGCCTCGACCGGGATGGGAAGACGGTCCTGTACGATGGCCGCACCGGGGAGCCCTTCGACGACCGGGTGACAGTCGGGTACGTCTACATGTTGAAACTTCACCACCTGGTGGATGACAAGATCCACGCCCGATCCACGGGCCCGTACTCCTTGGTCACCCAACAGCCTCTGGGGGGCAAGGCGCAGTTTGGCGGCCAGCGATTCGGAGAGATGGAGGTCTGGGCTCTGGAGGCCTACGGAGCGGCCTATACGCTGCAGGAGATTCTCACAGTGAAGTCGGACGACGTCGTGGGGCGCGTCAAGACGTACGAGGCGATCGTCAAAGGCGAGAACGTGCCGGAGCCCGGGGTTCCGGAATCGTTTAAAGTGTTGATCAAGGAACTGCAAAGCCTTGCGATGGACGTCAAAATCCTCTCCGAAGACGAACAGGAGATCATCATGCGGGAGTCTGACGATGACGAAGAAGATAAACTTCACCTGAATCTCGAAGCCCGCGAAACCGGTGAGGATTGA